GCAAGTATTGTCTTATCGGTCTATGCCATTGGTTCTTGCCTGTCGGGGTTAGCATTCGGGGCCATTAAAATAAATATCGCTTTACCACGTATGTTTATGTTTACGTCACTAGCAACAATGCTGACAACAATACCGTTGTTGCTGGCCCATGATGTTTTGACACTTGCTGCGATGGTATTTGTTTCTGGTTTATTTTTTGCTCCAACAATGATTGTTGCAATGAGCTTAGTGGAAAATATGGTGCCTTCCCGCAATTTGACTGAAGGTTTAACTTGGATGGTAACAGGATTGGGTATTGGCATTGCTTGTGGTGCTTCGGTGACTGGATGGGTGATAGATAAAATGGGAATTCAATCAGGATTTTTTGTAACTCTGGTTGCCGGTATCATTATATTCTTGGCCGCAGCCTCTGGTTATCGATTGATGCAGCGTAATATGATCCGGTTATCAACTTTAGATACTCCCTGAAAAAAGAAAACATTATGAAAAAACATTATGAAAGAGAGCAGAATTTATCAATATCCGCTCTCTCCTATTGATTAGGGTCTTGTATTAAGTAAAGGGTTTATCAGGCAATCTTGCTGCGAAACAACTGATAAGCGATCCCCCCGGTTGTTGCAGTAATGACCAATAAAGGCCATAAATTGGGCCAGATAACGGCTAAATCTGCCCCTTTCAAATAAATCTGCTTGGTGATATCCGTAAAATGCCGAATGGGATTAATCCAGGTGATGTTTTGCAACCAAACCGGCATATTCTCAACCGGAGAGATATAACCAGAAAGCAGAATTGCGGGCATCATAAACACAAATACGCCAATAAATGCTTGTTGTTGGGTGGAACAGACCGCAGAAATCAGCAGACCGAACCCCACCAGAGATAAGCCGTAAATTAACATGCAGCCATAAAATAGCAGCAATGAACCGGCGAACGGAATTTGATAAAACAGGGTGCCAATCAGCAACACAATACTGGCCTGCATGGTTGCGACGACTAACGCCGGAATGGCTTTGCCAAGGAAAATTTGCCACGTCGCCAATGGGGAAACCAGCAATTGATCCAGCGTGCCCTGTTCCCGTTCACGGGCGACCGACAGTGCTGTCACGATGAGCACGCCAATGGTGGTAATCATGGCAACCAGTGACGGGACAACAAACCACTTATAATCTAAATTTGCGTTATACCAGTTACGAATAATTAATTCACTGTTATTGAAATCAGCGCTATTGCCCAATAACTGCTTCTGGTAATCCAGTACGATTTGCTGGATATAGTTGGCCGCAATCTGAGCGCTGTTTGAATTACGTCCGTCCAGCAGAACCTGAATTGAAGCCGGATGATGATTGGCGAGATTAGCACTGAAATTTTGGGGAAAACGCACCAGCAGCAGCGCTTTACGGTCATCCAGCGTCGGGCGGATGGCTTGTGAACTGGTCAGCAAAATAACATCAGGAAAAGCTTTTGATTTTGCCAGCCGCTGGGTTAACTCAATCGATGCCTGCCCTTTATCCTCGTTATAAATGGCAATGGTGGCGTTTTTGACTTCCAGCGTGGCTGCCCACGGAAACAGGATCATCTGGATAATCACGGTCAAAATCAAAATGTTCCGTGTTTGCGGTTCTCTCAGAAGAGACTGCAACTCTTTCATGATGAGGGTATACAGACGATAAAACATGCGCTTTCCTTTTTAATCCAGATGCCGACGGGTTTTCCACGCGGTCAGGCCGATAAAGACAATCGAACTGGCGATTAACAGGAGCAGATTGGTCATTAATACCGTGCCAATATTGCCAGCCAGAAAGAGTGTCTGTAGGCTGCTGACAAAGTAACGTGCGGGTATGACATAAGTCGAAGCCTGAATCAGCACCGGCATACTGTCTATCTCAAACACAAAACCAGACAACATGATGGCAGGTAAAAAAGCCGCATTTAGCGAGATCATCGCCGCATTGAACTGGTTACGTGTCAGGGTGGAAATCAGCAATCCCATCCCCAAGGCGGTAGCCAGATAGAGGCTGGAGACGAGTGCCAATACCCAAAGTGAGCCGCGATAGGGAACCCCCAGCACAAATACCGTGAATATCATGCAAAGTACCATGACAAAAGAGCCGAGCAATTGATAAGGCAATAACTTGGCGAGCAGTAATTCGGTGCGGGTCACTTGGGTTGAAAGCAGCGCTTCCATGGTTCCGCGCTCCCATTCACGGGCGACCACCAGTGAAGTCAGAATGGCGCCTACCACGGTGATGATAATGGAAATGGCGCCGGGAATGAGAAAATGCCGGCTGATGGCAGCGGGATTAAACCAGTAGCGAATTTGCGTATCAATCAAGGGCGTGGTGGATACCCCATGATTTTGCCCGCGTTGTTGTAACCAAATTTGCCAGATGCCTTTGGTATAACCCTGAACAAAATTCGCAGTGTTGGGTTCACTGCCATCGGTGATCACCTGAATGGGCGCGTGGCTGTCTGAGCGGGCAAGCTGGGCAGCAAAATTGACCGGGATAACGATAATGCCCCGGATTTGGTTTTCCTGCATTTTTTGGATTAAGAGCTGGCGGTTGTCGCTGATCGTGGCCTCAATATAGGGCGATCCGGTAAATACATGCACGAATTCACGGGCGTCTTCGCTCTGTTGTTCCATGAGAATACCGAGGCGAAGTTTGCTGGAATCCAGGTTAATGCCATAACCAAAAATAAACAGCAACATCAACGGAATAACCACCGCAATCAACGCACTGCTAGGATCACGGACAATCTGTTTCGTCTCCTTGATACAGAGTGCTTTCAAGCGACGCCATGAGAAACTGACCGCTTTCTGGGAGGTTGGCTGTTCAGGATGACTCATTGCGGTTCCTTATCGTAGTTCACCACGAGATCGATAAAAGCATCTTCCATGGAAGGATTCGGGAGCTTATCCGTGGCAACCAGTTGTTTCAGTTCATCGGGTGTGCCGGCAGCAATCAGTTTGCCACGAAATACCAGCCCGATACGGTCACAGTATTCGGCTTCATCCATAAAGTGAGTTGTCACCATTACGGTGACCCCTTTATCCACCATGCCATTAATATGCAGCCAAAATTCGCGGCGGGTCAGCGGGTCAACGCCCGAAGTGGGCTCATCCAAAAACAGAATATCAGGCTCGTGCATCAATGCGCAGGAAAGGGCGAGCCGTTGCTTAAATCCGAGCGGAAGGCTATCCGTTTTTTGATATAAGATGGGTTCAAGATTGAAAGCGCGGATCATACCGGCCATCTTTTCCTGTTGACGGCGACCTTTCAGGCCATAAACACCAGAAAAAAACTTAAGATTTTGCTCAACCGTCAGGTTGCCATACAGTGAGAATTTTTGTGCCATATAGCCAAGGCGCTGGCGAGCCTTGCCTGAACCGGTCTTTAAATCCATATTCAGAACCAGCGCCTTACCCGAAGTGGGGATCATCAGGCCGCACATCATTTTGAAGGTGGTTGATTTTCCGGCACCATTCGGCCCTAACAGACCAAAGATTTCCCCGCGTTTCACCTGAAAATCCACATGGTCAGTGGCCGCAAAATCGCCAAATCTTTTTGTCAGATTACGGGCTTCGATCACGGTTTCTGTCGGATTGGGCGGGATTTGCGGCATGATCTCCGCTAATTCGGAGCGATGGGACGGGCCGCCACCCAATAAATCGATAAAAGCATCTTCGAAACGCGGTTCGGCATCGACGATATTGCCCTCAGGCAGCCCGATTTGCTGGAGTAATGCGTTTTTATCCGCCTGTTCTTTTAAGATCAGGCGAACATATTTTCCCTGAATCACACCATCCGTCACTTGGGGCAGGGTGAGGGCCTGTTGCAGCGTTTTGCGGCGAATACCTTGCTTGACATCAAGCAAAAAAGATCGGCCGGCAATTCCTTGTGTTAAATCTTGTGGCTGGCCACGATAGAGCAATTCACCCCGGTTCATCAGCAAAACATCACGACATAACTCGGCTTCATCCAAATAAGAAGTGCTCCACAGGATCAACATACCGTCGGAAGCGAGTTCATGTACCATTTGCCATAACTCACGGCGTGCGATGGGATCAACGCCGACGCCCGGTTCATCCAGCAGTAAAACCTTTGGGCTGCCCAATAAGGTACAAGCCAGCCCCAGTTTTTGTTTCATGCCGCCCGACAATTTCCCCGCCAACCGTGCGGTAAAACGGGTTAAATCCGTAAAGGTCAATAACTTCTGAAAGGTGGTTTTGCGTTCTTCACCCAATACCCCACGCAGATCGGCATATAACGTGAGATTTTCTATGACGGTTAAATCTTCATACAGGCCAAATTTCTGCGGCATGTAACCGAGTTCAGAACGGACTTGAACACTGTCCTTGATGGGATCAAGCCCCATGATTTCAATGTGGCCGCTATCAGGCTTCAACAACCCGGCCAACATTCTTATCAGCGTGGTTTTCCCCGCGCCATCTGGACCGACAAGCCCCGTCACTGATCCGCCCTGAATTTCTGCTTGCAGATGAGAGACAGCAGGAACGTCCAATCCTGAAAACGTTTTTTCCACGCCGTTCAGTTTTATCGTATACGCTGAACTGGTCATGTGATCGCCTTATTTGCTTGTTTTAGGAAGACTGGCTTCGGTTAAATTTGCATCGGAAAAACGCAAGGTGACAGGCATGCCTTGTTTCAGGCTCTCATCGGCATCGAGGACAATGATCCGCAGGCGATAAACTAAGTCTGTTCTTAAATCGGGCGTTTCGACATTTTTGGGGGTAAATTCGGCGGTCGGAGAAACAAAACCGATTTTGCCGTGATAGGGCTGATTTTTCCGGCCATCGGTATAAATCAGGATTTCCCGTCCGGCGATAGCTTGATTGAGATTGGGTTCATCAATATAGGCCCTGATCCAGACAGGATGGGTGAGTGACAGAGTAAAAACCGTATTGCC
This genomic interval from Xenorhabdus doucetiae contains the following:
- a CDS encoding ABC transporter permease, with protein sequence MFYRLYTLIMKELQSLLREPQTRNILILTVIIQMILFPWAATLEVKNATIAIYNEDKGQASIELTQRLAKSKAFPDVILLTSSQAIRPTLDDRKALLLVRFPQNFSANLANHHPASIQVLLDGRNSNSAQIAANYIQQIVLDYQKQLLGNSADFNNSELIIRNWYNANLDYKWFVVPSLVAMITTIGVLIVTALSVAREREQGTLDQLLVSPLATWQIFLGKAIPALVVATMQASIVLLIGTLFYQIPFAGSLLLFYGCMLIYGLSLVGFGLLISAVCSTQQQAFIGVFVFMMPAILLSGYISPVENMPVWLQNITWINPIRHFTDITKQIYLKGADLAVIWPNLWPLLVITATTGGIAYQLFRSKIA
- a CDS encoding ATP-binding cassette domain-containing protein, which translates into the protein MTSSAYTIKLNGVEKTFSGLDVPAVSHLQAEIQGGSVTGLVGPDGAGKTTLIRMLAGLLKPDSGHIEIMGLDPIKDSVQVRSELGYMPQKFGLYEDLTVIENLTLYADLRGVLGEERKTTFQKLLTFTDLTRFTARLAGKLSGGMKQKLGLACTLLGSPKVLLLDEPGVGVDPIARRELWQMVHELASDGMLILWSTSYLDEAELCRDVLLMNRGELLYRGQPQDLTQGIAGRSFLLDVKQGIRRKTLQQALTLPQVTDGVIQGKYVRLILKEQADKNALLQQIGLPEGNIVDAEPRFEDAFIDLLGGGPSHRSELAEIMPQIPPNPTETVIEARNLTKRFGDFAATDHVDFQVKRGEIFGLLGPNGAGKSTTFKMMCGLMIPTSGKALVLNMDLKTGSGKARQRLGYMAQKFSLYGNLTVEQNLKFFSGVYGLKGRRQQEKMAGMIRAFNLEPILYQKTDSLPLGFKQRLALSCALMHEPDILFLDEPTSGVDPLTRREFWLHINGMVDKGVTVMVTTHFMDEAEYCDRIGLVFRGKLIAAGTPDELKQLVATDKLPNPSMEDAFIDLVVNYDKEPQ
- a CDS encoding ABC transporter permease, which gives rise to MSHPEQPTSQKAVSFSWRRLKALCIKETKQIVRDPSSALIAVVIPLMLLFIFGYGINLDSSKLRLGILMEQQSEDAREFVHVFTGSPYIEATISDNRQLLIQKMQENQIRGIIVIPVNFAAQLARSDSHAPIQVITDGSEPNTANFVQGYTKGIWQIWLQQRGQNHGVSTTPLIDTQIRYWFNPAAISRHFLIPGAISIIITVVGAILTSLVVAREWERGTMEALLSTQVTRTELLLAKLLPYQLLGSFVMVLCMIFTVFVLGVPYRGSLWVLALVSSLYLATALGMGLLISTLTRNQFNAAMISLNAAFLPAIMLSGFVFEIDSMPVLIQASTYVIPARYFVSSLQTLFLAGNIGTVLMTNLLLLIASSIVFIGLTAWKTRRHLD